In one Streptomyces sp. NBC_00597 genomic region, the following are encoded:
- a CDS encoding ferredoxin — protein MSPQRIDIDTSVCIGAGQCALTAPDVFTQDDDGFSQVLPGREDGNGSPLLREAARACPVAAISIREGQPGQQE, from the coding sequence ATGTCGCCACAGCGAATCGACATCGACACGAGCGTCTGCATCGGCGCCGGGCAGTGCGCCCTGACGGCGCCGGACGTGTTCACCCAGGACGACGACGGCTTCAGCCAGGTCCTCCCGGGCCGTGAGGACGGCAACGGCAGCCCACTGCTGCGCGAGGCCGCCCGTGCCTGCCCGGTCGCCGCCATCAGCATCCGCGAGGGGCAACCGGGGCAACAGGAGTAA
- a CDS encoding cytochrome P450 translates to MSETVAFPQDRTCPYHPPTAYDPLREGRPLSRVTLFDGRSVWVVTGHPEARALLSDGRLSANRQNEAFPNPTKRFKGLQNRRTALLGVDDPEHNVQRRMLIPSFTLKRTAALRPAIQQTVDRLIDEMVARGPQAELVNDFALPVPSMVICALLGVPYGDHEFFEAQSRRLLRGPELADVEDARDQINGYLADLIERKRTHPGEGLLDELVASRLETGETDVEELVSLAAILLIAGHETTANMISLGTFTLLRHPEQLAELRADPSLITVAVEELMRFLSIADGMLRVATEDIEIGGVTIRADDGVVFSTSVINRDAAVFAEPDALDWHRSARHHVAFGFGIHQCLGQNLARAEMEIALGTLFARLPGLRLAAEPDRIPFRPGDTIQGMVELPVAW, encoded by the coding sequence ATGTCAGAGACCGTTGCCTTCCCCCAGGACCGAACCTGCCCCTACCACCCGCCGACCGCCTACGATCCCCTCCGCGAGGGCCGGCCGCTCTCCCGGGTCACCCTCTTCGACGGCCGCTCGGTCTGGGTGGTCACCGGGCACCCCGAGGCGCGCGCCCTGCTCTCCGACGGGCGGCTCTCCGCCAACCGGCAGAACGAGGCCTTCCCCAATCCCACGAAGCGGTTCAAGGGCCTGCAGAACCGCCGCACGGCGCTGCTCGGCGTCGACGACCCCGAACACAACGTCCAGCGCCGCATGCTCATCCCGAGCTTCACCCTGAAACGGACCGCGGCCCTGCGGCCCGCGATCCAGCAGACCGTGGACCGGCTGATCGACGAGATGGTCGCCCGGGGTCCGCAGGCCGAACTGGTCAACGACTTCGCCCTGCCCGTCCCGTCGATGGTGATCTGCGCCCTGCTCGGAGTCCCCTACGGGGACCACGAGTTCTTCGAGGCGCAGTCGCGGCGGCTGCTGCGCGGGCCGGAGCTCGCCGACGTGGAGGACGCGCGGGATCAGATCAACGGCTACCTGGCCGATCTGATCGAGCGCAAGCGGACCCATCCGGGCGAGGGGCTGCTGGACGAGCTCGTCGCGAGCCGCCTGGAGACCGGTGAGACCGACGTCGAGGAGCTGGTCTCCCTGGCCGCGATCCTGCTGATCGCGGGCCACGAGACCACGGCGAACATGATCTCGCTCGGTACGTTCACCCTGTTGCGGCACCCGGAGCAGCTGGCCGAGCTGCGCGCCGACCCTTCGCTGATCACGGTGGCCGTTGAGGAGTTGATGCGCTTCCTGTCCATCGCGGACGGAATGCTGCGGGTGGCCACCGAGGACATCGAGATCGGCGGGGTGACGATCCGTGCGGATGACGGGGTGGTCTTCTCCACCTCCGTCATCAACCGGGACGCGGCGGTGTTCGCGGAGCCGGACGCACTGGACTGGCACCGCTCCGCCCGCCACCACGTCGCGTTCGGTTTCGGCATCCACCAGTGCCTCGGGCAGAACCTGGCCCGGGCCGAGATGGAGATCGCCCTGGGGACGCTGTTCGCCCGGCTGCCCGGGCTCCGGCTGGCCGCCGAGCCGGACCGCATCCCGTTCCGGCCCGGGGACACCATCCAGGGCATGGTCGAACTCCCCGTGGCATGGTGA
- a CDS encoding thioredoxin domain-containing protein — protein MARRVHQPLENQEFDFILAMAEGPVLAYFIGTWPKALEACRAMDALVAEAAEEYGARLTVVRTDMTRCPEPTQRFGVAGAPTVVLVEEGGAVASRAGAMSRAELREFLEAHL, from the coding sequence ATGGCACGTCGGGTACACCAGCCACTGGAGAACCAGGAGTTCGACTTCATCCTCGCGATGGCCGAGGGGCCGGTTCTCGCCTACTTCATCGGGACGTGGCCCAAGGCGCTCGAAGCCTGCCGGGCGATGGACGCGCTCGTGGCCGAGGCGGCCGAGGAGTACGGCGCCCGGCTGACGGTCGTCCGCACCGACATGACCCGTTGCCCCGAGCCCACCCAGCGCTTCGGCGTGGCCGGCGCACCCACCGTGGTCCTCGTGGAGGAAGGCGGCGCCGTGGCGAGCCGTGCCGGGGCGATGAGCCGCGCGGAGCTCCGGGAGTTCCTGGAGGCCCATCTCTGA